A region from the Schistocerca nitens isolate TAMUIC-IGC-003100 unplaced genomic scaffold, iqSchNite1.1 HiC_scaffold_363, whole genome shotgun sequence genome encodes:
- the LOC126228337 gene encoding uncharacterized protein LOC126228337 isoform X2 has protein sequence MQGHVPIPFFGCAFAVESVWSRHCVLGPKYYKSKESSVPEHLEDHVTPRKRLRIMDTRKSNCPAILNMKCIRVYPDYSMHSATEHRDAKAKVLASLQKDLALPCPPKSYLRYYLTASPASTHTHATESVEASGYIHPSLVKEIKNLVLSGMTSLKVIKLALDRFVEINFTGTHIPGQMNTTFYPTEKTIYSHIYQTLYGTNKVLFDETRLQNQVDEWHKDSSNHMIYYRHCTGANGEVKPLLFCYQSSLQRDLLKKYGGSCLLDATYKTTTYDIPLFFIAVKSNVGYLVVGFFFIQIENARSIHEALDIFKDWKKDWNPLYWVTDFSESEINAIEQAFPQTKVYLCLFHRKQARGRWLKKKDNLRVPNDMKTFLDMWQEISESPTEREFRDRVEELRTHEVSRRNERAWPYFQQQWLTVCERWVKAYEDKGRFATIDTTNGVEAMNKVVKHFFLKHNSDRTLTGVTKVIINQFLPSLIRKYCLQNSAIKAYNKDVPLFLHKKTNKFVKHVMQRYASAKVELTARSVSRRSDGSFCVESAKSKNCNYVINFDVPDCTYEDFRRYKYPCKHFCAIFIFYPEWGFDKMPESYD, from the exons atgcagggacatgtccctatccccttttttggttgtgcattcgcagtggagagtgtgtggtcgaggcactgtgttttggggccaaaatactataaaagtaaagagtctagtgtacctgagcacttg GAAGACCATGTGACTCCTCGTAAGAGATTGAGGATCATGGATACTAGAAAATCCAACTGCCCAGCAATTTTAAACATGAAGTGTATAAGGGTGTATCCTGATTACAGTATGCACTCAGCAACTGAACACAGGGATGCCAAGGCAAAA gttcttgcaagtctacagaaagatttggcattaccatgcccgcctaagagctatctacgttattatttgactgcttccccagcaagtacacacacacatgctactgaaagtgttgaagcaagtgggtacatacatccttcacttgtaaaggaaatcaaaaacttagtactcagtggcatgacatctctcaaagtcattaagttggctctagacagatttgttgaaatcaatttcactgggacacacataccaggtcaaatgaatactaccttttaccccacagagaaaactatttacagtcacatttatcagaccctttatggtacaaataaagtattgtttgacgagactagactgcagaatcaggttgatgagtggcacaaagactcgagcaatcacatgatttattatagacattgtacgggagccaatggagaagtgaaaccattacttttttgctatcagagcagtttgcagagagatcttttgaagaagtatgggggtagttgtttgttagatgcaacatacaaaacaacaacatatgatattcctttattttttatagctgtgaagagtaatgtgggctatttggttgtcggtttttttttcattcagattgaaaatgcaagatccattcatgaagcactagacattttcaaggactggaaaaaggattggaatcccctctattgggttactgatttctcggagtcagagataaatgcaattgagcaagcattccctcagacaaaagtttacttgtgccttttccatcgaaaacaggcacggggaagatggttgaaaaaaaaggataatctacgtgtaccaaatgacatgaagacatttctggatatgtggcaagaaatttcagaatcaccaacagagagagaatttagagatcgcGTAGAAGAGTTGCGAACGCATGAGGTTTCTCGGAGAAACGAGCGTGCATGGCCATACTTTCAACAGCAATGGCTAACGGTATGTGAAAGATGGGTGAAAGCGTATGAGGACAAGGGCAGATTTGCAACTATTGACACTACAAATGGAGTTGAAGCCATGAACaaggttgtaaaacattttttcctcaaacacaattcagacaggactttaactggggttactaaggttataataaaccagtttcttccaagcctaattagaaagtactgtctgcagaattctgccatcaaagcttataacaaagatgttccactgtttttgcataaaaaaacaaacaagtttgtgaaacatgtcatgcagaGATATGCATCGGCAAAAGTTGAGTTAACTGCAAGATCAGTGAGTAGGAGATCGGATGGTTCATTTTGTGTGGAGAGTGCAAagtccaaaaactgtaattatgttaTAAACTTTGATGTACCAGATTGCACATATGAagattttcggagatataaatacccatgcaagcatttctgtgcaatctttattttttacccagagtggggttttgataaaatgccagaaagttatgactag
- the LOC126228337 gene encoding uncharacterized protein LOC126228337 isoform X1, whose protein sequence is MSQVYENIFRDALKDFRVSEDGLISGCCNSLEEVETLLDQLKTVGFSYCVRSSRFKEPSSDVMKSKTKHFFKQMQGHVPIPFFGCAFAVESVWSRHCVLGPKYYKSKESSVPEHLEDHVTPRKRLRIMDTRKSNCPAILNMKCIRVYPDYSMHSATEHRDAKAKVLASLQKDLALPCPPKSYLRYYLTASPASTHTHATESVEASGYIHPSLVKEIKNLVLSGMTSLKVIKLALDRFVEINFTGTHIPGQMNTTFYPTEKTIYSHIYQTLYGTNKVLFDETRLQNQVDEWHKDSSNHMIYYRHCTGANGEVKPLLFCYQSSLQRDLLKKYGGSCLLDATYKTTTYDIPLFFIAVKSNVGYLVVGFFFIQIENARSIHEALDIFKDWKKDWNPLYWVTDFSESEINAIEQAFPQTKVYLCLFHRKQARGRWLKKKDNLRVPNDMKTFLDMWQEISESPTEREFRDRVEELRTHEVSRRNERAWPYFQQQWLTVCERWVKAYEDKGRFATIDTTNGVEAMNKVVKHFFLKHNSDRTLTGVTKVIINQFLPSLIRKYCLQNSAIKAYNKDVPLFLHKKTNKFVKHVMQRYASAKVELTARSVSRRSDGSFCVESAKSKNCNYVINFDVPDCTYEDFRRYKYPCKHFCAIFIFYPEWGFDKMPESYD, encoded by the exons ATGTCTCAGGTGTATGAAAACATCTTTCGTGACGCTCTGAAAGATTTCAGAGTTTCGGAGGATGGCCTGATTTCAGGCTGTTGTAATTCATTGGAGgag GTGGAAACACTTCTCGATCAGCTGAAAACTGTGGGGTTTTCATACTGCGTGAGAAGTAGTCGTTTTAAAGAGCCTTCTTCAGATGTtatgaaaa gtaaaacaaagcatttcttcaagcaaatgcagggacatgtccctatccccttttttggttgtgcattcgcagtggagagtgtgtggtcgaggcactgtgttttggggccaaaatactataaaagtaaagagtctagtgtacctgagcacttg GAAGACCATGTGACTCCTCGTAAGAGATTGAGGATCATGGATACTAGAAAATCCAACTGCCCAGCAATTTTAAACATGAAGTGTATAAGGGTGTATCCTGATTACAGTATGCACTCAGCAACTGAACACAGGGATGCCAAGGCAAAA gttcttgcaagtctacagaaagatttggcattaccatgcccgcctaagagctatctacgttattatttgactgcttccccagcaagtacacacacacatgctactgaaagtgttgaagcaagtgggtacatacatccttcacttgtaaaggaaatcaaaaacttagtactcagtggcatgacatctctcaaagtcattaagttggctctagacagatttgttgaaatcaatttcactgggacacacataccaggtcaaatgaatactaccttttaccccacagagaaaactatttacagtcacatttatcagaccctttatggtacaaataaagtattgtttgacgagactagactgcagaatcaggttgatgagtggcacaaagactcgagcaatcacatgatttattatagacattgtacgggagccaatggagaagtgaaaccattacttttttgctatcagagcagtttgcagagagatcttttgaagaagtatgggggtagttgtttgttagatgcaacatacaaaacaacaacatatgatattcctttattttttatagctgtgaagagtaatgtgggctatttggttgtcggtttttttttcattcagattgaaaatgcaagatccattcatgaagcactagacattttcaaggactggaaaaaggattggaatcccctctattgggttactgatttctcggagtcagagataaatgcaattgagcaagcattccctcagacaaaagtttacttgtgccttttccatcgaaaacaggcacggggaagatggttgaaaaaaaaggataatctacgtgtaccaaatgacatgaagacatttctggatatgtggcaagaaatttcagaatcaccaacagagagagaatttagagatcgcGTAGAAGAGTTGCGAACGCATGAGGTTTCTCGGAGAAACGAGCGTGCATGGCCATACTTTCAACAGCAATGGCTAACGGTATGTGAAAGATGGGTGAAAGCGTATGAGGACAAGGGCAGATTTGCAACTATTGACACTACAAATGGAGTTGAAGCCATGAACaaggttgtaaaacattttttcctcaaacacaattcagacaggactttaactggggttactaaggttataataaaccagtttcttccaagcctaattagaaagtactgtctgcagaattctgccatcaaagcttataacaaagatgttccactgtttttgcataaaaaaacaaacaagtttgtgaaacatgtcatgcagaGATATGCATCGGCAAAAGTTGAGTTAACTGCAAGATCAGTGAGTAGGAGATCGGATGGTTCATTTTGTGTGGAGAGTGCAAagtccaaaaactgtaattatgttaTAAACTTTGATGTACCAGATTGCACATATGAagattttcggagatataaatacccatgcaagcatttctgtgcaatctttattttttacccagagtggggttttgataaaatgccagaaagttatgactag